Proteins co-encoded in one Paracrocinitomix mangrovi genomic window:
- the apaG gene encoding Co2+/Mg2+ efflux protein ApaG, with protein sequence MATAVTYGVKISVESIYRKDLSNAENGLFFFNYRIVIENTNDFDIQLKSRYWFIFDSLNPAREVKGDGVVGEQPILSPGRKHVYVSGCDLHSEIGYMRGYYMFEKTETKETFRVAVPKFDLITVPKLN encoded by the coding sequence GTGGCAACAGCAGTAACATATGGCGTTAAAATAAGCGTTGAAAGTATTTATAGAAAAGATCTTTCCAATGCTGAGAATGGATTATTTTTCTTTAACTATCGAATAGTTATTGAAAATACAAACGATTTTGATATTCAATTAAAATCTAGATACTGGTTCATTTTTGACAGTCTAAATCCTGCACGCGAAGTTAAAGGAGATGGAGTTGTTGGTGAACAACCAATTTTATCCCCTGGTAGAAAGCATGTTTATGTGTCAGGTTGCGATTTACATTCAGAAATAGGATACATGAGAGGTTATTATATGTTTGAAAAAACAGAAACTAAAGAAACCTTCAGAGTAGCAGTTCCTAAGTTTGATCTTATTACAGTTCCTAAACTTAACTAA